The proteins below come from a single Malus domestica chromosome 03, GDT2T_hap1 genomic window:
- the LOC103418252 gene encoding SWR1 complex subunit 6, whose amino-acid sequence MDDDGSNPLRRMSSRTRKVASKMTAALQSSDNRTQAALARLEALENDNAGLETVEVNDDDEASLDDDDVFITKKQSKGTKRKTRQAKALEAKKAPRTFLELLHEANLDSLPPHVPSYLKAAVGPPSSTSRRHFCTVCGSAATYTCVRCGVRFCSGRCQNIHNDTRCLKFVA is encoded by the exons ATGGACGACGATGGGTCCAACCCATTGCGCCGAATGTCGAGTCGAACTCGAAAGGTTGCTTCGAAAATGACTGCTGCCCTCCAGAGCAGTGACAACCGCACGCAG GCTGCCCTTGCTCGGCTTGAAGCTTTGGAAAATGATAATGCTGGTTTGGAGACGGTGGAAGTTAACGACGATGATGAAGCTTCTCTTGACGATGATGATG TGTTTATAACAAAGAAGCAGTCTAAGGGCACCAAGCGTAAAACCCGGCAGGCAAAAGCTCTTGAGGCCAAGAAGGCCCCAAGAACGTTCCTTGAGCTTCTGCATGAG GCAAATCTCGACTCCTTGCCTCCTCATGTTCCTTCTTATCTGAAGGCAGCAGTGGGACCACCAAGCTCTACATCCCGGCGCCATTTCTGCACTGTTTGTGGTTCTGCTGCCACCTACACATGTGTGAGATGTGGGGTGCGATTTTGCTCGGGTCGTTGCCAGAATATACACAATGATACTCGATGTTTGAAGTTTGTTGCCTGA
- the LOC103418242 gene encoding laccase-3-like has translation MEASTFTLLLGLAFLTFLASFSAAEDHFHEFVVEAKPVRRLCRTHTTITVNGQFPGPTLEVRNGDSIAVKVTNRAKYNITIHWHGLKQQRNPWADGPEYVTQCPIQPGATYTYRFTITDQEGTLWWHAHSRWLRATVYGALIIYPRLGSPYPFPMPKREVPLLLGEWFDRNPLDVQRLAAFTGGAPNVSDAYTINGLPGDLYRCSKQETIRIPVESGESLLLRVVNSALNQELFFTVANHQLTVVSADAAYTKPFTTRVIMLGPGQTTDVLVTANQPPARYYVAARAYQTAQNAPFDNTTTTAILEYKNAACSKNGKPLAPLLPRLPAYNDTATSTAFTAQLKSPSQVKVPTQIDENLYFIVGLGLNNCTVPNSPRCQGPNNTRFAASMNNVSFVFPRSTSLMQAAYSGVPGVFTTDFPPVPPVQFNYTGNVPRGLWSPRRGTKLYKLKYGANVQIVLQDTSIVTTEDHPMHLHGYHFYVIGSGFGNYNPRTDPAKFNLMDPPQRNTIGTPPGGWVAIRFKADNPGVWLMHCHLDAHLFLGLAMAFLVGNGNGPLQSVIPPPADLPRC, from the exons ATGGAGGCTTCCACATTTACCCTTCTGCTTGGCCTTGCCTTCCTCACTTTCTTAGCTTCTTTCTCTGCTGCAGAAGATCACTTCCATGAATTCGTA GTTGAAGCAAAGCCGGTGAGGAGGCTGTGCAGAACCCACACCACAATCACGGTGAATGGTCAGTTCCCGGGACCAACTTTGGAAGTCAGAAATGGAGATTCCATTGCCGTCAAAGTTACCAACAGAGCAAAATACAATATCACCATCCACTG GCATGGACTGAAGCAGCAGAGAAATCCATGGGCAGATGGTCCTGAATACGTCACACAATGCCCTATCCAGCCAGGAGCTACTTACACATACAGGTTCACAATCACAGACCAAGAGGGCACTTTGTGGTGGCATGCTCACAGCAGATGGCTTAGAGCCACTGTCTACGGAGCCCTCATCATCTACCCTAGATTGGGTTCTCCCTACCCCTTCCCAATGCCGAAACGAGAAGTTCCCCTTCTTCTTGGGGAATGGTTTGATCGAAACCCCCTCGATGTCCAGAGGCTTGCGGCTTTCACAGGAGGAGCACCCAATGTCTCTGATGCATACACCATTAATGGCCTGCCTGGTGATCTTTACAGATGTTCCAAACAAG AAACCATTCGAATTCCAGTTGAATCGGGCGAGTCACTTCTCCTGAGAGTCGTCAACTCTGCACTCAATCAAGAACTCTTCTTTACTGTTGCCAACCACCAACTGACTGTTGTGAGCGCTGATGCAGCTTACACAAAACCTTTCACAACCAGAGTTATCATGCTAGGGCCTGGCCAAACAACCGATGTTCTGGTTACTGCTAATCAGCCCCCTGCTCGCTACTACGTGGCTGCTCGTGCCTATCAGACTGCCCAGAATGCGCCCTTCGACAATACCACCACCACTGCCATCCTTGAGTACAAGAATGCTGCTTGTTCAAAGAACGGCAAACCTTTAGCACCACTACTGCCTAGGTTGCCAGCTTACAACGACACAGCAACTTCTACTGCATTCACTGCTCAGCTAAAGAGCCCATCCCAGGTCAAAGTCCCCACACAGATTGACGAGAACCTGTATTTCATTGTGGGTTTAGGACTGAATAACTGCACAGTTCCTAACAGCCCTCGGTGTCAAGGACCAAATAACACCCGCTTTGCAGCTAGCATGAACAATGTTTCCTTTGTATTCCCAAGAAGCACCTCCTTAATGCAAGCCGCCTACAGTGGTGTACCTGGTGTCTTCACCACAGACTTTCCACCTGTTCCTCCTGTGCAATTCAATTATACCGGAAATGTGCCCCGGGGACTATGGTCACCTCGTCGTGGAACTAAGCTCTACAAGTTGAAGTATGGTGCTAATGTACAAATAGTGCTTCAGGACACCAGTATTGTGACAACTGAGGACCACCCTATGCATCTTCATGGGTACCATTTCTATGTGATTGGATCAGGATTTGGAAACTACAACCCCAGAACAGATCCAGCGAAATTCAACCTCATGGACCCGCCACAGAGGAATACCATCGGAACACCTCCAGGAGGATGGGTAGCTATTCGATTTAAGGCTGATAATCCAG GTGTCTGGCTGATGCATTGTCACTTAGATGCACATCTCTTCCTGGGTTTGGCAATGGCTTTTCTAGTCGGGAACGGAAACGGACCACTACAGTCTGTAATTCCTCCTCCAGCAGATCTACCGCGATGCTAA
- the LOC103418263 gene encoding N-terminal acetyltransferase B complex auxiliary subunit NAA25 isoform X1 → MASKFGLAGGVPERRVRPIWDAIDSRQFKTALKLVTGLLSKYPNSPYCLALKALVLERMGKSDEALSVCLNAKELLHSNDSVLMDDLTLSTLQIVFQRLDHLEMATSCYEYACGKFSNNLELMMGLFNCYVREYSFVKQQQTAIKMYKLVGEERFLLWAVCSIQLQVFCGNGSEKLLTLAEGLIKKHVTSHSLHEPEALMVYVSILEQQAKYGDALEILSGKLGSLLMVEVDKLRIQGRLHARAGDYTAAASIFQKILELCPDDWDCFLHYLGCLLEDDSNWCNLANTDPIHPPKFIECKISNLGDEVFDSRMSSALEFVQKLLENIGDNFLRSPYLANIEIERRRHLHGKGDADKLMESLVQYFLRFGHLACFTYDVEMFLEVLTPDKKAELLGKLKESSDSISTVPTKVLGQSITLFKFQELIGNTFKLPVGELEGSAVQMVKMYCQNLPLSKDLDSQESMHGEELLTMACNVLIQLFWRTRNFGYYFEAIMVLEFGLTIRKYVWQYKILLLHLYSHLGALSLAYEWFRSLDVKNILMETVSHHILPQMLVSPLWADLNNLLKDYLKFMDDHLRESADLTFLAYRHRNYSKVIEFVQFKERLQQSNQHLVAKVEGPILQLKQNADNIDDEETVLESLKCGVHFVELSNEIGSKSLTFNEDLQSRPWWAPTAERNYLLGPFEGVSYCPKEYSVKEREANVRRVIERKSLLPRMIYLSIQNASTSLKENLEANGTTSDSKVPSELKSLLERYAKMLGFTLNDAIEVVLGVSSGLKSFEVFGADLIDWINFSVFLNAWNLSSHEIGQANGDAGLSRAWHCVDLLLEKYVLEKVSSMETLISSPWVDVPVLVQLVTEPLAWHALVIQSCTRSSHPSGKKKKKTGVLDHSSLSHMRDSVQSLCNTLEKVMKWLREQINRPEDESLDTLLSSLQNKGQNEGPGQVFHILETYISSVDDTEVGDRISRALTSWSPPDVARKLITGKCTVLSEFVRICGSKLKLLQTLKQQIAQV, encoded by the exons ATGGCGTCCAAGTTCGGGTTGGCCGGAGGCGTACCGGAGCGCCGGGTCCGACCCATTTGGGACGCCATCGATTCTCGCCAATTCAAGACCGCTCTCAAGCTTGTCACCGGCCTCCTCTCCAAGTACCCCAATTCGCCCTACTGCCTG GCGCTTAAAGCTCTCGTCTTGGAGAGGATGGGGAAATCCGACGAGGCATTGTCGGTCTGCCTGAACGCCAAGGAGCTTCTGCACTCAAACGACTCCGTTTTGATGGACGATCTCACCCTCAGCACCTTGCAAATCGTCTTCCAACGGCTCGATCACT TGGAAATGGCTACGAGCTGTTACGAATACGCTTGCGGaaaattttccaacaatttgGAGCTCATGATGGGCCTCTTCAACTGCTATGTTCGCGAATACTCGTTTGTAAAGCAGCAACAg ACAGCTATAAAAATGTACAAGCTTGTTGGGGAGGAGAGGTTTTTGCTATGGGCAGTGTGTAGCATCCAGTTACAG GTTTTTTGTGGCAATGGGAGTGAGAAGCTATTAACTTTAGCGGAAGGTTTGATTAAGAAACATGTTACCTCCCACAGCTTGCATGAGCCTGAAG CTCTTATGGTCTATGTTTCCATATTGGAACAACAAGCCAAATATGGGGATGCTCTGGAAATTCTCTCTGGAAAGTTAGGATCGCTTTTGATGGTTGAAGTTGATAAGCTACGCATACAG GGGAGGCTTCATGCTCGGGCAGGTGACTACACTGCTGCTGCCAGCATATTTCAAAAAATCCTAGAATTATG TCCTGATGATTGGGATTGTTTCCTACATTACCTCGGTTGTTTGTTGGAGGACGACAGCAATTGGTGCAATTTGGCCAACACAGATCCAATTCATCCTCCAAAATTCATTGAGTGCAAGATTTCAAACTTGGGAGATGAAGTG TTTGATTCTCGCATGTCAAGTGCATTGGAATTTGTACAGAAGTTACTAGAAAACATCGGTGATAATTTTTTAAGGTCTCCATACTTGGCAAATATTGAAATTGAAAGGAGGAGGCACCTACATGGCAAGGGGGACGCTGACAAGTTAATGGAGTCTCTAGTCCAATACTTTCTAAG GTTTGGTCACTTGGCCTGCTTCACTTATGATGTCGAGATGTTTCTTGAAGTTTTAACCCCTGATAAGAAGGCAGAACTGCTGGGGAAGTTAAAGGAAAGCTCTGACTCTATTTCAACTGTTCCAACAAAAGTTCTTGGGCAGTCAATAACACTCTTTAAATTTCAAGAATTGATCGGAAACACATTCAAGCTTCCTGTGGGTG AACTTGAGGGATCTGCTGTGCAGATGGTGAAGATGTATTGTCAAAACCTTCCACTTTCGAAGGACTTGGATTCGCAAGAGAGTATGCATGGCGAGGAGCTGCTCACAATGGCATGCAATGTGTTGATTCAG TTATTCTGGCGTACAAGGAATTTCGGCTACTATTTTGAAGCAATTATGGTATTGGAATTCGGCTTGACCATTCGAAA ATATGTATGGCAGTACAAGATATTATTGCTGCACTTATATTCTCACTTAGGTGCCCTTTCATTAGCATATGAGTG GTTCAGATCGTTGGATGTGAAAAATATCTTGATGGAAACTGTTTCACACCATATTTTACCCCAGATGTTGGTGTCTCCCCTATGGGCAGATCTAAATAATCTGCTAAAGGATTATCTCAAGTTTATGGATGACCACTTAAGAGAATCAGCAGACCTTACATTTCTTGCCTATCGTCATAGAAATTACTCAAAA GTAATTGAATTTGTCCAGTTTAAAGAAAGACTGCAACAATCTAATCAGCATCTAGTGGCGAAGGTTGAAGGACCCATTCTACAGTTAAAGCAGAATGCAGATAACATTGATGATGAAGAG ACTGTTCTTGAGAGCTTGAAATGCGGTGTTCACTTTGTTGAACTCTCTAATGAGATTGGATCCAAGTCTTTGACCTTCAATGAAGATTTGCAGTCCCGTCCATGGTGGGCACCAACTGCAGAAAGAAACTATCTTTTAG GTCCTTTTGAAGGAGTATCCTATTGTCCAAAAGAGTACTCG GTGAAAGAAAGGGAAGCAAATGTAAGGAGAGTTATTGAGAGGAAGTCTCTTCTCCCTCGGATGATTTATTTGTCCATACAGAATGCTTCAACTTCACTCAAAGAAAATCTCGAGGCCAATGGAACAACATCTGACTCTAAAGTCCCTTCGGAACTTAAGAGTTTGCTTGAGCGCTATGCAAAAATGTTGGGATTCACACTAAATGATGCTATAGAAGTGGTTTTGGGGGTCTCTAGTGGCCTAAAGTCGTTTGAG GTCTTTGGTGCGGACTTGATTGACTGGATAAATTTTTCTGTGTTTCTGAATGCATGGAACTTGAGTTCCCATGAAATTGGGCAAGCAAATGGTGATGCAGGTCTGTCTCGAGCATGGCACTGTGTGGATTTGCTGTTGGAGAAGTATGTTTTGGAGAAAGTTAGCTCGATGGAGACTTTAATTAGCTCTCCTTGGGTTGATGTTCCAGTTCTGGTTCAGTTGGTTACAGAACCTTTGGCCTGGCACGCTCTTGTAATTCAATCTTGTACTCGGTCATCTCATCCGtctggaaagaagaagaagaaaactggAGTTCTGGATCATTCTAGTCTGTCCCATATGCGGGATTCTGTCCAGTCTCTCTGTAATACTCTGGAAAAAGTTATGAAATGGTTAAGAGAACAGATCAACAGGCCAGAGGATGAAAGTTTAGACACTTTACTCTCCTCTTTGCAGAATAAAGGACAGAATGAAGGCCCTGGGCAGGTTTTCCATATCCTAGAAACTTATATCTCATCCGTAGATGACACAGAGGTCGGTGATAGAATTTCCCGAGCATTGACGTCTTGGAGTCCTCCTGATGTTGCACGGAAGCTAATAACTGGGAAATGTACGGTGCTGTCTGAGTTTGTAAGGATCTGTGGATCCAAACTAAAGTTGTTGCAGACATTGAAACAGCAGATAGCTCAAGTCTGA
- the LOC103418263 gene encoding N-terminal acetyltransferase B complex auxiliary subunit NAA25 isoform X2 codes for MYKLVGEERFLLWAVCSIQLQVFCGNGSEKLLTLAEGLIKKHVTSHSLHEPEALMVYVSILEQQAKYGDALEILSGKLGSLLMVEVDKLRIQGRLHARAGDYTAAASIFQKILELCPDDWDCFLHYLGCLLEDDSNWCNLANTDPIHPPKFIECKISNLGDEVFDSRMSSALEFVQKLLENIGDNFLRSPYLANIEIERRRHLHGKGDADKLMESLVQYFLRFGHLACFTYDVEMFLEVLTPDKKAELLGKLKESSDSISTVPTKVLGQSITLFKFQELIGNTFKLPVGELEGSAVQMVKMYCQNLPLSKDLDSQESMHGEELLTMACNVLIQLFWRTRNFGYYFEAIMVLEFGLTIRKYVWQYKILLLHLYSHLGALSLAYEWFRSLDVKNILMETVSHHILPQMLVSPLWADLNNLLKDYLKFMDDHLRESADLTFLAYRHRNYSKVIEFVQFKERLQQSNQHLVAKVEGPILQLKQNADNIDDEETVLESLKCGVHFVELSNEIGSKSLTFNEDLQSRPWWAPTAERNYLLGPFEGVSYCPKEYSVKEREANVRRVIERKSLLPRMIYLSIQNASTSLKENLEANGTTSDSKVPSELKSLLERYAKMLGFTLNDAIEVVLGVSSGLKSFEVFGADLIDWINFSVFLNAWNLSSHEIGQANGDAGLSRAWHCVDLLLEKYVLEKVSSMETLISSPWVDVPVLVQLVTEPLAWHALVIQSCTRSSHPSGKKKKKTGVLDHSSLSHMRDSVQSLCNTLEKVMKWLREQINRPEDESLDTLLSSLQNKGQNEGPGQVFHILETYISSVDDTEVGDRISRALTSWSPPDVARKLITGKCTVLSEFVRICGSKLKLLQTLKQQIAQV; via the exons ATGTACAAGCTTGTTGGGGAGGAGAGGTTTTTGCTATGGGCAGTGTGTAGCATCCAGTTACAG GTTTTTTGTGGCAATGGGAGTGAGAAGCTATTAACTTTAGCGGAAGGTTTGATTAAGAAACATGTTACCTCCCACAGCTTGCATGAGCCTGAAG CTCTTATGGTCTATGTTTCCATATTGGAACAACAAGCCAAATATGGGGATGCTCTGGAAATTCTCTCTGGAAAGTTAGGATCGCTTTTGATGGTTGAAGTTGATAAGCTACGCATACAG GGGAGGCTTCATGCTCGGGCAGGTGACTACACTGCTGCTGCCAGCATATTTCAAAAAATCCTAGAATTATG TCCTGATGATTGGGATTGTTTCCTACATTACCTCGGTTGTTTGTTGGAGGACGACAGCAATTGGTGCAATTTGGCCAACACAGATCCAATTCATCCTCCAAAATTCATTGAGTGCAAGATTTCAAACTTGGGAGATGAAGTG TTTGATTCTCGCATGTCAAGTGCATTGGAATTTGTACAGAAGTTACTAGAAAACATCGGTGATAATTTTTTAAGGTCTCCATACTTGGCAAATATTGAAATTGAAAGGAGGAGGCACCTACATGGCAAGGGGGACGCTGACAAGTTAATGGAGTCTCTAGTCCAATACTTTCTAAG GTTTGGTCACTTGGCCTGCTTCACTTATGATGTCGAGATGTTTCTTGAAGTTTTAACCCCTGATAAGAAGGCAGAACTGCTGGGGAAGTTAAAGGAAAGCTCTGACTCTATTTCAACTGTTCCAACAAAAGTTCTTGGGCAGTCAATAACACTCTTTAAATTTCAAGAATTGATCGGAAACACATTCAAGCTTCCTGTGGGTG AACTTGAGGGATCTGCTGTGCAGATGGTGAAGATGTATTGTCAAAACCTTCCACTTTCGAAGGACTTGGATTCGCAAGAGAGTATGCATGGCGAGGAGCTGCTCACAATGGCATGCAATGTGTTGATTCAG TTATTCTGGCGTACAAGGAATTTCGGCTACTATTTTGAAGCAATTATGGTATTGGAATTCGGCTTGACCATTCGAAA ATATGTATGGCAGTACAAGATATTATTGCTGCACTTATATTCTCACTTAGGTGCCCTTTCATTAGCATATGAGTG GTTCAGATCGTTGGATGTGAAAAATATCTTGATGGAAACTGTTTCACACCATATTTTACCCCAGATGTTGGTGTCTCCCCTATGGGCAGATCTAAATAATCTGCTAAAGGATTATCTCAAGTTTATGGATGACCACTTAAGAGAATCAGCAGACCTTACATTTCTTGCCTATCGTCATAGAAATTACTCAAAA GTAATTGAATTTGTCCAGTTTAAAGAAAGACTGCAACAATCTAATCAGCATCTAGTGGCGAAGGTTGAAGGACCCATTCTACAGTTAAAGCAGAATGCAGATAACATTGATGATGAAGAG ACTGTTCTTGAGAGCTTGAAATGCGGTGTTCACTTTGTTGAACTCTCTAATGAGATTGGATCCAAGTCTTTGACCTTCAATGAAGATTTGCAGTCCCGTCCATGGTGGGCACCAACTGCAGAAAGAAACTATCTTTTAG GTCCTTTTGAAGGAGTATCCTATTGTCCAAAAGAGTACTCG GTGAAAGAAAGGGAAGCAAATGTAAGGAGAGTTATTGAGAGGAAGTCTCTTCTCCCTCGGATGATTTATTTGTCCATACAGAATGCTTCAACTTCACTCAAAGAAAATCTCGAGGCCAATGGAACAACATCTGACTCTAAAGTCCCTTCGGAACTTAAGAGTTTGCTTGAGCGCTATGCAAAAATGTTGGGATTCACACTAAATGATGCTATAGAAGTGGTTTTGGGGGTCTCTAGTGGCCTAAAGTCGTTTGAG GTCTTTGGTGCGGACTTGATTGACTGGATAAATTTTTCTGTGTTTCTGAATGCATGGAACTTGAGTTCCCATGAAATTGGGCAAGCAAATGGTGATGCAGGTCTGTCTCGAGCATGGCACTGTGTGGATTTGCTGTTGGAGAAGTATGTTTTGGAGAAAGTTAGCTCGATGGAGACTTTAATTAGCTCTCCTTGGGTTGATGTTCCAGTTCTGGTTCAGTTGGTTACAGAACCTTTGGCCTGGCACGCTCTTGTAATTCAATCTTGTACTCGGTCATCTCATCCGtctggaaagaagaagaagaaaactggAGTTCTGGATCATTCTAGTCTGTCCCATATGCGGGATTCTGTCCAGTCTCTCTGTAATACTCTGGAAAAAGTTATGAAATGGTTAAGAGAACAGATCAACAGGCCAGAGGATGAAAGTTTAGACACTTTACTCTCCTCTTTGCAGAATAAAGGACAGAATGAAGGCCCTGGGCAGGTTTTCCATATCCTAGAAACTTATATCTCATCCGTAGATGACACAGAGGTCGGTGATAGAATTTCCCGAGCATTGACGTCTTGGAGTCCTCCTGATGTTGCACGGAAGCTAATAACTGGGAAATGTACGGTGCTGTCTGAGTTTGTAAGGATCTGTGGATCCAAACTAAAGTTGTTGCAGACATTGAAACAGCAGATAGCTCAAGTCTGA
- the LOC103418273 gene encoding sorting nexin 2B: MMGSENRGSDEAHLHEPKEEMENLVLDDQSNGNKSYSNYRSAMSSLSDTTHPLSSSPSSSQIVSEVPATTANTTPQDDADPLFVPAPYRDVRNPSSAPDNTTYIDPPSYADVIYSPYDAETAAEIHGIESPGKSSDNSSSYSLSRSPSSTSEYIKITVSNPQKEPESGNSIVPGANNYVTYLITTRTNIPDFGGSEFGVRRRFRDVVTLSDRLAESYRGFFIPPRPDKSVVESQVMQKQEFVEQRRVALEKYLRRLASHPVIKRSDELKVFLQVQGKLPLALTTDVASRMLDGAVKLPNQLFSESAPPLALHEVVQPAKGGRDLLRLFKELKQSVANDWGASRPLVGEEDKEFLEKKEKMNELEQHLIHASQQAESLVKAQQDMGETMGELGLAFIKLTKFENEEALFNSQRVRAADMKNVATAAVKASRFYRELNAQTVKHFDTFHEYLGLMLAVNGAFSDRSSALLTVQTLLSDLGSLQSRAEKLEVQSNKIFGGDKSRNRKLEELNETIRATEDAKNVAIREYERIKEYNRSELERLDNERHADFLNMLKGFVHNQVGYAEKIANVWSTVAEETRSYAKESP, from the exons ATGATGGGCTCTGAGAACCGGGGCTCCGACGAAGCCCACCTCCACGAGCCGAAAGAAGAAATGGAAAATCTCGTCCTCGACGATCAATCTAACGGCAATAAATCGTACTCGAATTATCGCAGCGCCATGTCGTCGCTCTCCGATACGACACACCCTCTCTCGTCGTCGCCGTCCTCCTCCCAGATCGTATCCGAAGTCCCCGCCACCACCGCCAATACAACGCCACAGGACGACGCCGATCCCCTGTTCGTTCCCGCACCGTACCGCGACGTCCGAAACCCTAGCTCGGCCCCGGACAACACCACTTACATCGACCCGCCTTCTTACGCCGACGTGATCTACAGCCCCTACGATGCCGAAACCGCCGCCGAAATCCACGGCATCGAGAGTCCTGGTAAGAGCTCCGACAACTCGAGCTCGTACTCTCTCTCGCGATCTCCATCTTCCACATCCGAGTACATCAAAATCACGGTCTCGAATCCGCAGAAGGAGCCGGAAAGCGGGAATTCGATCGTTCCGGGAGCTAACAATTACGTCACGTACCTGATCACGACTCGGACGAACATTCCGGATTTCGGCGGATCGGAATTCGGAGTCCGGCGACGGTTTCGGGACGTGGTAACGTTATCAGACCGGTTGGCAGAGTCGTACAGAGGGTTCTTTATACCGCCGAGGCCAGACAAGAGCGTGGTGGAGAGTCAGGTGATGCAGAAACAGGAGTTTGTGGAGCAGAGAAGAGTGGCATTGGAAAAGTACTTGAGGCGATTGGCTTCGCACCCGGTGATCAAAAGAAGCGACGAATTGAAGGTGTTTTTGCAGGTGCAGGGGAAGCTACCCCTGGCATTGACCACTGATGTGGCGTCTAGGATGCTTGATGGGGCCGTGAAGCTTCCGAATCAGTTGTTTTCGGAGAGTGCTCCGCCACTGGCGCTTCACGAGGTGGTTCAGCCTGCGAAAGGGGGCAGGGATTTGTTGAGGTTGTTCAAGGAGTTGAAGCAGTCTGTGGCTAATGATTGGGGAGCTTCGAGGCCGCTGGTGGGGGAGGAGGATAAGGAGTttttagaaaagaaagagaagatgaATGAGCTGGAGCAACATCTCATTCATGCATCTCAGCAG GCCGAATCACTCGTTAAAGCTCAACAGGACATGGGGGAGACGATGGGAGAGTTAGGACTAGCGTTTATTAAGCTGACCAAGTTTGAGAACGAGGAGGCCTTGTTCAACTCTCAGAGAGTGCGGGCTGCCGACATGAAGAATGTGGCAACTGCTGCAGTCAAAGCCAGCAGATTCTATCGGGAGTTAAATGCTCAAACCGTCAAGCATTTC GATACATTTCATGAATATCTGGGGCTAATGTTAGCTGTCAATGGTGCATTCTCGGATAGGTCCAGTGCTCTATTGACAGTGCAGACTCTTCTATCAGATCTGGGTTCGCTGCAATCACGGGCTGAAAAACTTGAAGTTCAATCCAATAAAATTTTTGGTGGTGACAAATCAAGGAATCGAAAACTAGAGGAGTTAAATGAAACCATAAGAGCCACTGAGGATGCTAAAAATGTAGCAATCAGAGAATATGAGCGGATCAAG GAATATAACAGGAGTGAACTTGAAAGACTTGACAACGAGAGGCATGCTGACTTCTTGAACATGTTGAAGGGATTTGTGCATAATCAG GTGGGATACGCTGAAAAGATAGCAAATGTGTGGTCGACTGTTGCAGAGGAGACCCGTTCGTATGCAAAAGAGAGCCCTTGA
- the LOC103418281 gene encoding PRA1 family protein B2-like: MSSPSPIPVSSQQSSHQQTQPSGTNPLRFLRPFVTRISAVSHHALSNSRPWTELIDRTAFTRPTSLTDAASRIRKNAAYFRVNYLIVLAVVLAYSLISHPFSLLTLLTLAGAWIFLYARRSSEQPLVILGRTFSDTQALFGLGVATLIAILVTSVLSLLLTAGMVGVGIVCVHGAFRDPEDLFLDETQPLGSGIASIFGGGAPSFASAGASMMSRV, encoded by the coding sequence ATGTCCTCGCCTTCCCCGATCCCAGTTTCGTCCCAACAGTCCTCTCACCAGCAAACCCAACCGTCCGGCACCAACCCACTCCGATTCCTCCGCCCCTTCGTCACGCGCATCTCCGCCGTATCCCACCACGCGCTCTCCAACAGCCGCCCCTGGACCGAGCTCATCGACCGCACTGCCTTTACCAGACCCACCTCGCTCACCGATGCCGCCTCCCGGATCCGCAAGAACGCCGCCTACTTCCGCGTCAACTACCTCATCGTACTCGCAGTCGTACTCGCCTACTCCCTCATCTCCCACCCCTTCTCCCTCCTCACCCTCCTCACCCTCGCCGGAGCGTGGATCTTCCTCTACGCGCGCCGATCGTCGGAGCAGCCGCTGGTGATCCTCGGCCGCACGTTCTCCGACACCCAGGCGCTGTTCGGACTGGGCGTGGCGACGCTCATCGCGATCTTGGTGACGAGCGTGCTGTCGCTGCTGCTAACGGCGGGGATGGTGGGAGTTGGGATCGTGTGTGTTCACGGCGCATTCAGAGATCCTGAGGATCTGTTCCTGGACGAAACGCAGCCGTTGGGTTCTGGCATCGCTTCGATTTTCGGAGGTGGGGCCCCTTCGTTTGCGTCGGCGGGTGCCAGCATGATGTCACGTGTCTAG